DNA sequence from the Octopus sinensis unplaced genomic scaffold, ASM634580v1 Contig14830, whole genome shotgun sequence genome:
CATTTATCCACACTCCGTCTCCGAGCATTCATAAAAAAGTTGGCGACCGTGGTGACCTGCAATCCGAGATTGGAGGCAAGCGTAGTCTGCATCTCCTTGGAAGGGCGACGACAGTCCTTGAAGACACCATTGAGTGTTTGTCGTTGGTAGTCAGTAAACACAAGTCGTGGCTTCTTAATAAAAGTCCTGTCAGTGTGCCGGTCGTACTCATAATCCTTGCGGTGCATAACTAGAGGGGGTTAGCATTACAATCAATAAAACTAATCGAATATGTAATAATCAATACACAACCTGCCTCCCTCAATTGAGCCACCCGCTCGTTTTCTGGCTCCATCATCCACCGTCTCATTCTCCGGAAGGTCTCTCGGCCTGATTTTAGTTTATTCCACGGCTTCGGATTCCGCAATAAATCGGAGAGAGTGCCCTGACTCCGCCGTAGCACACGCTTGGAGAATATTGCTTGAGGAATGCTGAATCTCTTCAACTCGGCAATGATCTGCATAGTCAGTTCGCGGGTGTCAATCTCCTCCCCACACACCCCTTCCG
Encoded proteins:
- the LOC115230191 gene encoding one cut domain family member 2-like, which codes for MLRDASSTLSTPYTSNAPRSLTGSFPFSLENAQQNSYFNFPGVIGNYMLLEYLGDGSTNIPPPPTLSHIPAMLSTCPPHSGPVEHHHVPFPSKWGELKPDLGRSGMEYRHEFYTHDNSGKDSVDSEGVCGEEIDTRELTMQIIAELKRFSIPQAIFSKRVLRRSQGTLSDLLRNPKPWNKLKSGRETFRRMRRWMMEPENERVAQLREAVMHRKDYEYDRHTDRTFIKKPRLVFTDYQRQTLNGVFKDCRRPSKEMQTTLASNLGLQVTTVANFFMNARRRSVDKWNDDSLQGEQSFLSLVGTANSPQLKSGADNLNDQ